The following are encoded in a window of Podospora pseudoanserina strain CBS 124.78 chromosome 6, whole genome shotgun sequence genomic DNA:
- a CDS encoding hypothetical protein (EggNog:ENOG503NYRE; COG:S), with product MRTATILTAGAISAASAGRINRADFRREDIIYKDVAIVGGGASGAHAAVRLRQDYNKSVVVVEREPILGGHVDTYVDKTTGRIHDYGLALYFPYLDSFDFFSRPEINVTLSPWFPAGGNEVRYVDFTSGQELTSTFQPPDESAGPIAVKKFHDLMTANGWDNMTQPGYWGLPAGKDIPADLLLPIGQFAKKHGIEAMLSTMYPSTGGGVGSRGNFEDILTLSIIKAFPTAWSKVFFGEVAMFSIDGGNQFLYDKISTLLGKDALYNSQVVNSKRSNSGIELVVDSARLDDDEEQPGKSRKGKGKGKATKKLIIAKKLLLAIPPTRENLAPFDLTPAEKAHFSKPKYGRSHTAIAKHSKLPAGVQLRNLPLSATANPLSPFLQTPFVLSFTSLATDSPLFSLGSSGANYTAFPPSKAKKVARKAIQTMVDAGTLADLEGEEVEFVAWSDHGPGGFGVSAQELREGWMEDMYALQGKRSTWFTGNGIAADFTTMLWKFNDQMLDRIVEGL from the coding sequence ATGCGTACAGCAACTATTCTAACTGCAGGCGCCATCTCGGCAGCATCTGCTGGCCGCATCAACCGTGCTGATTTCCGCCGCGAGGACATCATCTACAAAGATGTGGCGAtcgttggaggaggtgcgtCAGGGGCTCACGCAGCCGTTCGGTTGCGACAGGATTACAACAAGAGCGTGGTAGTCGTTGAAAGGGAGCCAATTCTGGGCGGCCATGTCGATACCTATGTCGACAAAACAACCGGCAGAATCCACGATTACGGTCTCGCCCTCTATTTTCCCTACCTAGACTCGTTTGACTTCTTCAGCCGCCCGGAAATAAACGTCACGCTCTCGCCATGGTTCCCCGCCGGAGGCAACGAGGTTCGATACGTCGACTTCACCTCTGGGCAAGAGCTGACCAGCACCTTTCAGCCACCTGATGAGTCTGCTGGCCCGATTGCCGTCAAGAAATTCCACGACCTAATGACAGCAAATGGCTGGGACAACATGACCCAACCGGGCTACTGGGGCTTGCCAGCTGGCAAAGACATCCCAGCCGACCTTTTGCTCCCAATCGGCCAGTTTGCCAAGAAGCACGGGATTGAAGCCATGCTCTCAACCATGTATCCGTCCACCGGTGGCGGCGTGGGGTCCAGGGGCAACTTTGAGGACATTTTGACCTTGAGCATCATCAAGGCTTTCCCGACAGCATGGTCCAAGGTCTTCTTCGGCGAAGTGGCCATGTTCAGCATCGATGGCGGCAACCAGTTCCTGTACGATAAGATCAGTACTCTTCTCGGAAAAGATGCCCTGTACAATTCTCAGGTTGTCAATTCGAAGAGGAGCAATTCTGGAATTGAACTGGTCGTTGACTCAGCTCGgctcgacgatgacgaagagcAACCCGGCAAGAGTCggaaggggaaaggaaaaggaaaggcgaccaagaagctcatcattgccaagaagctcctcctcgccattccACCAACCAGAGAAAACCTCGCCCCGTTCGACCTGACCCCAGCAGAGAAAGCCCACTTCTCCAAACCAAAATACGGTCGAAGCCATACCGCCATTGCGAAACACTCCAAGCTCCCCGCTGGCGTTCAGCTCCGCAATCTTCCTTTGTCAGCgaccgccaaccccctctctcctttcctccaaacccccttcGTCCTGAGTTTCACCAGCCTTGCCACCGACTCACCACTCTTCAGTCTTGGATCCAGCGGCGCAAACTACACCGCGTTCCCTCCATCTAAAGCGAAAAAGGTCGCACGGAAAGCGATTCAAACGATGGTCGACGCCGGGACTTTGGCAGACCTTGAGGGCGAAGAGGTCGAGTTTGTTGCGTGGTCTGATCATGGCCCTGGCGGCTTCGGAGTCAGCGCTCAGGAACTGAGAGAGGGGTGGATGGAGGACATGTACGCCCTTCAAGGAAAGAGGTCGACTTGGTTCACCGGGAATGGGATTGCTGCTGATTTTACGACCATGCTGTGGAAGTTTAACGATCAGATGCTGGATAGAATCGTAGAGGGGCTGTAA
- a CDS encoding hypothetical protein (EggNog:ENOG503PE5N), with the protein MFTTALFSALMAGLTVASPLSLTQRQFQGNYPPRTTANGFKLVANISTPSNIFDPPVHNWFLSGVHVGAGLNAAILVPSVDAAATLFVNGTGRDVSAQATSIGLPPIKYQGGATPMGLRFPMGPIEHATNLGLNFGPGNIGAGVVGGLRSPWAQAFTPYPYFIVCNETEPAYGRPQHAVKVAPSVESIPENCVAVTFLAQCATLPEDVFEGVDELNIHQLDAPCYEDVGAIDWSRYD; encoded by the coding sequence ATGTTCACCACCGCGctcttctccgccctcaTGGCTGGCCTGACAGTTGCCTCGCCCCTCTCACTCACACAACGCCAGTTTCAAGGAAACTACCCCCCTCGCACGACCGCCAATGGCTTCAAGCTCGTGGCCAATATATCCACACCCTCCAACATCTTCGACCCACCCGTCCATAACTGGTTCCTCTCCGGCGTCCACGTCGGCGCCGGTCTCAACGCAGCCATCCTGGTGCCCAGCGTCGACGCAGCAGCCACCCTCTTCGTCAACGGCACCGGCCGTGATGTCTCAGCCCAAGCTACCTCGATTGGTCTTCCTCCCATCAAATACCAAGGCGGTGCCACCCCCATGGGTCTGCGATTCCCCATGGGCCCCATCGAGCACGCTACCAACCTCGGTCTCAACTTTGGCCCTGGCAACATCGGCGCAggagtggtggggggtttgagaaGTCCTTGGGCACAGGCTTTCACTCCCTACCCTTACTTTATCGTCTGCAACGAGACGGAGCCCGCCTATGGTCGTCCCCAGCACGCGGTCAAGGTTGCCCCGAGTGTGGAGTCTATTCCCGAGAACTGCGTCGCTGTTACATTCTTGGCGCAGTGTGCCACGCTACCTGAGGATgtgtttgagggggttgacgagTTGAATATCCACCAGCTTGACGCTCCCTGCTATGAGGATGTTGGCGCGATTGACTGGAGCCGGTATGACTAG
- the AGP3 gene encoding General amino acid permease (COG:E; EggNog:ENOG503NUN0) gives MGFPSFSALRGKRGEDVPVSKKGSEDGVAVENNAGISGSESDDFAAIDPNSGVKRGLKTRHLSMMALAGIIGPGLLIGSGRALANGGPAALLIGFGVIGIIAFSIMQSLGELTTLYPTGGAFTGLSDRFVDKAFGVAVGWNYFIIWFCVLANEYNVISSIMVDWTDAIPIWGWFLIFWFSFTAFQMLGVETFGEAEFWLALFKLVGLIAFFFFSLIYASGGVIGAEAIGFSYWRDPGAFTDGFRGVASVFVFCSTFYAGVESVAVAATETKNPRRAVPLAIRQVFIRIVVVYMGSAFFFGLVCPANSPDLTSATQRALRSPMTIAIANAGWEGGKHLINAFILVTCLSAVNSSIFIGSRTILFMAQTQKAPKFLGWTNKRGVPVPAIIFTNLFGALSMMNVSTGAQDAYSYIVNLSGVSTFLVWAAISWTHIRFRKAWAAQGHSDSELPFKSMLYPYNAWFGLGTNIFLALIQGWATFAPFDAVDFVDAYILLPLFGVIYVVYKFWNKTKTVNIHTVDLQEGRRKDLDDGRRPLADGEEIDSTLPWYKKLWKSL, from the exons ATGGgcttcccatccttctccgccttgcGCGGAAAGCGTGGTGAAGATGTACCAGTCTCGAAAAAGGGGTCTGAGGATGGCGTAGCTGTCGAGAACAATGCCGGTATATCCGGCTCCGAGTCGGACGACTTTGCCGCCATTGACCCAAACTCGGGCGTGAAGCGCGGCCTCAAGACCCGTCACCTTTCCATGATGGCTCTCGCCGGCATCATTGGACCTGGTCTTCTGATTGGATCGGGCCGAGCTCTGGCTAATGGTGGCCCGGCTGCTCTGTTGATTGGCTTTGGCGTGATTGGTATCATTGCCTTTTCCATCATGCAGAGTCTGGGTGAACTCACCACGCTGTACCCGACCGGCGGTGCTTTTACCGGGCTGTCAGACAGATTCGTTGACAAGGCGTTTGGTGTGGCTGTTGGGTGGAATTACTTTATCATTTGGTTCTGTGTCTTGGCGAACGAGTACAACGTCATCTCGAGCATCATGGTTGACTGGACGGATGCCATTCCCATTTGGGGGTGGTTCTTGATCTTTTGG TTCTCCTTCACCGCCTTCCAGATGTTGGGTGTCGAAACCTTTGGCGAGGCCGAGTTCTGGCTGGCGCTTTTCAAGCTTGTTGGCTTgatcgccttcttcttcttcagcctgaT CTACGCATCTGGTGGTGTGATTGGCGCCGAAGCTATTGGATTCAGCTACTGGCGTGACCCCGGTGCCTTTACGGATGGCTTCCGCGGTGTTGCCTCGGTCTTTGTTTTCTGCAGCACCTTTTACGCTGGAGTCGAATCCGTTGCCGTCGCCGCCACCGAGACTAAGAATCCCCGTCGCGCCGTGCCATTGGCCATTCGACAGGTATTCATCCgcattgtggtggtgtacATGGGCAGTGCCTTTTTCTTCGGGCTCGTCTGCCCCGCCAACAGCCCCGACCTGACATCGGCTACACAACGTGCGTTGCGCAGTCCCATGACAATCGCCATCGCGAACGCCGGGTGGGAGGGCGGCAAGCATCTGATCAATGCTTTTATCCTTGTCACTTGCCTTAGCGCCGTCAACTCTTCCATCTTCATTGGCAGTCGCACCATTCTGTTCATGGCTCAGACTCAAAAGGCTCCCAAGTTCTTGGGATGGACCAACAAGAGAGGTGTCCCCGTCCctgccatcatcttcaccaacctgTTTGGTGCATTGAGCATGATGAATGTCAGCACGGGTGCCCAGGATGCCTACTCCTACATTGTCAACCTCAGCGGTGTCTCTACCTTTTTGGTATGGGCCGCCATCAGCTGGACTCATATCCGCTTCAGAAAGGCTTGGGCAGCTCAGGGACACTCCGACTCCGAGCTGCCTTTCAAGTCAATGCTCTACCCCTACAATGCCTGGTTTGGTCTCGGCACTAACATCTTCCTTGCCCTCATCCAGGGCTGGGCCACCTTTGCGCCTTTTGACGCCGTCGACTTTGTCGACGCCTACATTCTACTGCCTCTCTTCGGCGTCATTTATGTCGTCTACAAGTTCTGGAACAAGACAAAAACTGTCAACATTCACACAGTCGACCTTCAGGAGGGCAGGAGAAAGGATTTGGATGATGGAAGACGACCTCTCGCCGATGGTGAGGAGATTGACTCGACTTTGCCCTGGTATAAGAAGCTGTGGAAGAGTCTCTGA
- a CDS encoding hypothetical protein (COG:S; EggNog:ENOG503PDYW), whose product MDHLNANHIYHHGHGYGPVADLYTGVPSGHYDAAPSTRDFDSTTQWVNTLEGPSAASSKRGQEGPQPAFTHDPNRELKGVRVSSHWSEAASSALTKPLWRIWMLEMLCVLLSLLAFITIVVTLFKFDRQKLPDWPLKISLNTFLAFFTTLSKAAFMVPVSIAISQAQWSWFLDERPLHDFHVIDQASRGPWGSIVLLTRIRTKHIVVIGAFITIISVVTSPITQLAISYPVREVVAAELAEVPAVRTVMSPRDEVTFATRTAMLEAITPDGKQSRRVRMAPTGATCPTGNCTFDVFHSLGVCVEMVDISSAIVVQSWPGPEPGEEAVVKNNGSVVMMGDPFYPRRTIWNASLPGTHVDLVHQSRMAAVSDMLVGNQTVGFADNPTLMATRIASFVELYTVPIPQNDENMRQLTDMSNGSNIASATHQFRHEALEFLFHLCVQTYNTTVRNGIHDNQLIATTSQPTPEDSDFFLNMNCSSKVGVPTGCRHSPSSKWNITLHLESPPNSSIPSGSFSANYRAMEFIAGEMKTYMMGSGRETYYEPWDSPSRGVVTRSDFIKTIMQMVLYTETTIINTTARIDTMKYLFKNIATSISYRLRTTDQELQLSSDAFNVTGQAWKQESYVQITWPWLTFLAVELLVASIFLVATIIGQVRMRKTARHEGGSDYSEMFFDYKDAAIAPLLALGQQCRSEAGGGLGPREVMEKAAKSLRVKIDGNEVVVSRSEVRGVNIIG is encoded by the exons ATGGATCATTTAAACGCCAACCACATCTACCATCATGGACACGGCTATGGGCCTGTGGCAGATCTATACACTGGAGTTCCTTCAGGACATTATGATGCTGCCCCGTCGACAAGGGACTTTGACAGCACGACTCAATGGGTTAACACTCTGGAAGGTCCAAGCGCTGCGAGCAGCAAacgagggcaagaagggccACAACCTGCCTTCACCCACGACCCCAATCGGGAACTGAAGGGTGTACGGGTCTCGAGTCACTGGTCTGAAGCCGCGAGTAGTGCCTTGACCAAACCACTCTGGAGGATATGGATGCTGGAGATGCTATGCGTTCTTCTCAGCCTACTTGCCTTTATCACCATAGTCGTCACACTCTTCAAGTTCGACCGCCAGAAACTACCAGATTGGCCACTGAAAATCTCACTCAACACCTTTCTTGctttcttcaccaccctttcCAAAGCAGCCTTCATGGTTCCAGTATCAATAGCAATTAGCCAAGCTCAGTGGTCCTGGTTCCTGGACGAAAGACCGCTGCACGACTTTCACGTCATCGACCAAGCAAGCAGGGGACCGTGGGGCTCTATCGTTTTGCTCACTCGAATCCGTACGAAGCATATCGTCGTCATTGGGGCTTTCATTACCATCATAAGTGTGGTGACATCTCCAATAACACAGTTGGCCATCAGCTACCCAGTTCGGGAGGTTGTGGCAGCCGAGCTTGCAGAAGTTCCAGCGGTTCGCACCGTCATGTCGCCCAGAGATGAAGTCACGTTTGCGACGCGCACTGCAATGCTGGAAGCCATTACTCCCGACGGAAAGCAAAGCCGCAGAGTACGCATGGCACCTACTGGAGCGACCTGTCCGACTGGCAATTGCACCTTTGATGTGTTCCACTCCTTGGGCGTCTGTGTGGAGATGGTCGACATTTCCTCAGCGATAGTCGTGCAAAGCTGGCCGGGTCCGGAGCCTGgagaggaggctgttgtCAAGAACAACGGGTCTGTGGTTATGATGGGCGATCCCTTTTACCCCAGACGCACTATATGGAACGCCTCTCTCCCCGGCACGCACGTCGATCTGGTTCACCAAAGTCGAATGGCTGCTGTGTCCGATATGCTCGTGGGCAACCAGACCGTTGGGTTTGCAGACAATCCCACTTTGATGGCGACACGGATAGCGTCGTTTGTGGAGCTCTACACTGTCCCTATCCCACAGAACGACGAGAACATGCGGCAGCTGACAGATATGTCCAACGGCTCCAACATTGCCAGTGCAACACACCAGTTTCGACACGAAGCCCTCGAGTTTCTGTTTCACCTATGCGTCCAAACCTACAACACCACTGTCCGAAATGGTATACACGACAACCAGCTTATTGCTACCACTTCACAGCCAACACCGGAGGACTCTgacttcttcctcaacatgAACTGCAGCTCCAAAGTAGGCGTGCCCACTGGATGCCGTCATAGCCCGTCGTCCAAGTGGAATATCACGCTGCATCTCGAGAGCCCACCCAACTCTTCGATTCCGTCGGGGAGCTTCAGTGCCAACTACCGTGCCATGGAGTTCATCGCGGGCGAGATGAAGACATACATGATGGGATCTGGGCGCGAAACATACTACGAGCCGTGGGACTCGCCCAGCCGTGGGGTTGTAACAAGAAGTGACTTTATCAAAACCATCATGCAGATGGTCTTGTACACCGAGAcgaccatcatcaacacgACGGCGCGAATAGATACCATGAAATATCTCTTCAAAAATATCGCCACGAGTATCTCTTACCG ACTTAGAACGACCGATCAAGAACTCCAGCTGTCCAGCGATGCTTTCAATGTCACAGGGCAGGCGTGGAAGCAGGAATCCTATGTTCAAATCACCTGGCCGTGGCTGACCTTTTTGGCGGTTGAGCTACTCGTCGCGTCCATCTTCTTGGTTGCCACCATTATTGGACAAGTCAGAATGCGCAAGACAGCCAGACACGAGGGAGGATCTGACTATAGTGAGATGTTTTTTGACTACAAAGACGCTGCCATTGCCCCTCTCCTCGCTCTTGGTCAACAGTGTCGAAGTGAGGCTGGCGGCGGACTCGGGCCcagggaggtgatggaaaAGGCTGCAAAGAGTCTTCGGGTGAAGATCGACGGGAATGAAGTGGTTGTTTCTAGGAGTGAAGTCCGGGGGGTCAACATTATAGGGTGA
- a CDS encoding hypothetical protein (COG:C; EggNog:ENOG503NUT1), translated as MAPNSNHIQIGFPSLPAPASTTHFAFLTEWLNDCDENHRGCDPVKKYPPPTRLIDLGSPDAPVVRLIQTTTTETVKYIALSHPWGQGHSFCTFPHNLAQHKAAIPVRSPNFPDTFRDAIAATRALGVRYLWIDSICIIQGPDGDFEKEAKRMEDVFSAAYCVIAASSARGQRDGFLRTRKERQFLQLRGESSSSLYVCRFIDNFAEHVLNGPLSKRGWVLQERALARRTIYFTDWQTYWECGCGVRCETLTKIDNKLVSFLGDPSFPSKLSSFDRGERIRFYEDLYRQYSRLNFTRLTDRPVAIAGLEQRMINNLKAKGGYGIFHDGGSLLSRSLLWRRGAEASTLNRVDFSKAKQKEGKSLPSWSWMAYDDAIDYLDLPLGGVDWRNDAVLDPFCSPGSGRNDPSNETAVLKAMARPFVFEPVGEPGESVDVILDAGNAQGVTGWEGWKAVVVGTRRIAKGEVVPVEHRTHYLLIITALTEGVGHETIYQRIGVGYMPGGFLGEEGVQRVTVG; from the exons ATGGCGCCAAACTCCAATCACATTCAGATTGGGTTTCCCAGCCTTCCAGCGCCTGCTTCGACGACCCACTTTGCCTTTCTGACAGAATGGCTCAACGACTGTGACGAGAACCACCGAGGATGCGATCCTGTGAAGAAatacccacctcccaccagaCTTATTGATCTTGGCAGCCCTGACGCTCCCGTCGTGCGTCTCATCCAAACAACAACTACGGAGACCGTCAAATACATTGCTCTCTCGCATCCTTGGGGCCAAGGCCATTCGTTTTGTACTTTTCCTCACAACCTTGCTCAACACAAAGCAGCTATTCCTGTGCGGAGCCCCAACTTCCCTGACACCTTCCGTGACGCAATAGCCGCCACTCGTGCTCTAGGTGTTCGGTATTTATGGATAGACTCCATATGTATCATCCAAGGGCCCGACGGCGACTTTGAGAAGGAAGCCAAGAGAATGGAAGATGTCTTCAGCGCAGCCTACTGTGTCATTGCCGCAAGTAGCGCACGAGGGCAAAGGGATGGGTTTCTCAGAACCAGAAAGGAAAGGCAATTCCTTCAACTACGTGGGGAGTCCAGTA GCAGTCTGTACGTCTGCCGGTTTATTGACAACTTTGCGGAGCACGTGCTGAATGGGCCCTTGAGTAAGAGGGGTTGGGTCCTGCAAGAACGCGCCTTGGCCCGAAGGACAATCTACTTTACCGACTGGCAAACCTACTGGGAGTGCGGCTGCGGAGTGAGATGCGAAACCCTGACCAAGATTGACAA TAAACTTGTCTCCTTTCTCGGCGACCCGTCCTTCCCATCGAAACTATCAA GTTTCGACCGAGGTGAGCGCATCCGCTTCTACGAGGACCTGTACCGACAATATTCCCGCCTCAACTTCACCCGCCTCACCGATCGCCCCGTTGCCATAGCCGGACTTGAGCAGCGAATGATCAACAACCTGAAGGCCAAAGGCGGGTATGGAATTTTCCATGACGGCGGCAGCTTGTTGTCTCGATCACTGCTCTGGAGACGTGGCGCCGAGGCATCGACATTGAACAGGGTGGACTTTTCGAAAGCCAAGCaaaaggaagggaagagCTTGCCCAGCTGGAGTTGGATGGCGTATGATGATGCGATTGACTACCTGGACTTACCTCTTGGAGGTGTCGACTGGAGGAATGATGCGGTGCTTGACCCGTTTTGTTCTCCCGGCTCGGGTCGCAATGATCCCTCAAATGAGACAGCCGTGTTGAAAGCGATGGCACGACCATTTGTTTTTGAGCCTGTTGGCGAGCCGGGAGAGAGTGTTGATGTTATTCTGGACGCTGGGAATGCACAAGGAGTTACgggatgggaagggtggaaagcggtggttgtggggACCAGACGGATagcaaagggggaggttgtgccTGTGGAGCACAGAACGCATTACTTGCTTATTATCACGGCTCTTACTGAGGGCGTTGGCCATGAGACGATCTATCAGCGAATTGGAGTGGGCTATATGCCGGGTGGGTTTctgggtgaagagggggttcAAAGAGTGACCGTCGGATGA
- a CDS encoding hypothetical protein (COG:T; EggNog:ENOG503PE9W), with amino-acid sequence MPLQEEPKFISKEDRKASFLAKKSKKSSLGSDILGNLQKSVFDEHIREFLPNTCIETLLTPAAVRRELHLSDDPELEEEVVNFVMKSAPKLFITSLLAGLTDKDQELATAMIQFETKSVNDNSLPLPDSAFVDEAGEFLEPWTEVSRRSFRRNQWTVLVPIISESNPELDLDPDCILPITEKSRAGESGAFGEVFQVKIHEEHHLNPIMKYDGKRADVAIKVIRPVYRDTTDENELDQLRDEWVREVKAHIEMRNLKHQNIIEFIAAIKRGSDRYLLFRWAEEGSLRKFWEMPEHKRPVVTRELVRAVIMQIQGMADALDKLHNYRYGGGSYRHGDLKPENILCVVGLPPRDGQFGFPILKISDMGLAKHHNIATQLRHNTSTQYTTTRYEPPEVALKSELGRSRRYDMWSFGCVILEMMIWLLYGTDHLERFNSQIIDEGRHRSHWFKVDKDKDEAFVHPHVQATIRALYYDPECKAETALKELLTIVKTKLLVVELDPPATPVSSSAPPRSTDGSRAYSQELMERLDDIVARGKTDESYWFTGASREHIKDLKVDRAPESSYLSPNSAVGGNRPLRPRPPLRPLGENGGGIIPDVGFEDQPSLMVPVITVVEAKTRRV; translated from the exons ATGCCGCTCCAAGAGGAACCAAAGTTCATCTCGAAAGAAGACCGAAAGGCATCTTTTCTGGCCAAGAAGAGTAAAAAGTCCTCTCTTGGCTCAGACATTCTGGGCAACTTACAGAAGAGTGTTTTCGATGAACACATTCGAGAATTCCTACCCAATACTTGCATCGAGACTCTTCTCACCCCAGCTGCTGTTCGTCGGGAACTGCACCTGTCCGATGACCCGGAgttggaagaagaggttgtcaaCTTTGTGATGAAAAGTGCCCCCAAACTTTTTATCACGTCACTGCTGGCCGGACTTACCGACAAAGACCAGGAGCTAGCAACAGCCATGATACAATTCGAGACAAAATCTGTGAACGACAACTCCCTACCTCTTCCTGACAGCGCATTCGTTGACGAAGCTGGTGAATTTCTGGAACCATGGACTGAGGTGTCCAGGCGCAGTTTTCGTCGAAACCAATGGACGGTTCTCGTACCAATCATCTCAGAGAGCAACCCCGAGCTGGATCTTGATCCGGACTGTATTCTTCCCATTACTGAAAAGTCAAGAGCGGGCGAATCAGGTGCTTTCGGCGAAGTTTTCCAGGTCAAGATCCACGAAGAGCACCATCTGAATCCCATCATGAAG TATGATGGCAAACGAGCCGATGTTGCCATCAAGGTCATCAGGCCGGTTTATCGCGACACCACGGATGAAAACGAACTGGATCAACTTCGAGATGAATGGGTACGCGAAGTCAAGGCTCACATTGAAATGCGCAACCTCAAACATCAGAATATCATCGAGTTTATCGCCGCCATCAAGCGTGGCAGTGACCGATATTTGCTGTTTCGctgggcagaggagggaagcCTGAGAAAGTTTTGGGAAATGCCTGAACACAAGCGTCCAGTCGTGACAAGAGAGCTTGTCCGAGCCGTCATCATGCAGATCCAAGGAATGGCGGATGCGCTCGACAAGCTGCACAATTACCGCTACGGAGGAGGCTCATACCGGCATGGAGACTTGAAGCCCGAAAACATCCTGTGTGTGGTCGGCCTACCACCTCGAGACGGCCAGTTCGGCTTTCCTATTCTCAAGATTTCCGACATGGGACTTGCAAAACATCACAACATTGCTACCCAACTGCGACACAACACATCAACTCAATACACGACAACCCGCTACGAACCTCCCGAGGTGGCCTTGAAGTCCGAGCTTGGCCGTTCCCGACGATACGACATGTGGTCTTTCGGATGCGTGAttttggagatgatgatcTGGCTGCTGTATGGCACCGATCATCTGGAAAGGTTCAACAGCCAGATCATCGACGAGGGAAGGCATAGAAGCCACTGGTTCAAGGTCGACAAAGATAAAGACGAGGCATTCGTGCATCCCCATGTCCAGGCGACAATCAGAGCTCTGTATTACGATCCAGAATGCAAGGCAGAGACTGCACTGAAGGAGCTTCTCACCATCGTCAAGACCAAACTTCTCGTCGTGGAACTGGACCCTCCAGCCACACCCGTCAGCAGTTCAGCCCCCCCAAGGTCCACCGACGGCTCTCGCGCATACTCTCAAGAACTCATGGAGCGTCTAGATGATATCGTGGCTCGAGGCAAAACCGACGAGTCATACTGGTTCACGGGCGCCAGCCGCGAGCACATCAAAGACTTGAAGGTCGACAGAGCACCAGAGTCTTCCTACCTTTCGCCAAACTCAGCGGTAGGAGGAAACCGGCCCCTCCGACCTAGGCCCCCTTTGAGGCCCCTTGGAGAGAATGGCGGTGGTATAATTCCTGATGTCGGATTCGAGGATCAGCCAAGCTTGATGGTACCTGTGATTACAGTTGTTGAAGCAAAAACAAGACGAGTATGA
- a CDS encoding hypothetical protein (EggNog:ENOG503PQYN) → MMEDKLQLESTQNLPARAIDPLKLIGLLRSQFGLGRYEISMIRSSYNIRTPRQLSLDEIAQCKGI, encoded by the exons ATGATGGAGGACAAACTTCAGCTCGAATCCACACAAAACCTTCCAGCGAGGGCCATAGACCCTCTCAAGCTGATAGGCCTGTTACGCTCCCAGTTTGGACTTGGTCGCTATGAGATATCG ATGATCAGAAGCTCCTACAACATCCGCACCCCCAGGCAGCTTTCTCTGGACGAAATCGCACAGTGCAAAGGGATCTAA